The genomic window AACATTCTTAAGAACCTAGAGTACCACTACAGGCAAACTGGCAATGAAGAAATTGGCAATTCTATTCAAAACATAAAACAGTCTTTTAGTAAAGTATTTGAAACGAACGATATTCCGACACTTATGAGCATAGAGGGTGAGATTAGGAAAGAGTATTATTCCACTTTTGGTTTGTTTTTGAAGCAAGAGGGCTTTGAAATTGAGAGACGAGAAAAGAGACCACCGAGTAACCCTATGAATGCACTTATAAGCTTTGGTAATTCACTTCTTTACGCATCTGTTTTGAGCGAGATATACAGGACATACCTAGACCCAAGAATTGGATACCTACACCAAACAAACCAGAGAAGTTTTAGTCTTAACCTTGACATAGCAGAGGTTTTCAAACCTGTGATTGTTGATAGAACAATATTTCAAATTATTAACAGAAAAGAAATAAATATAAATGATTTTCACGAAATCGGAGATGGTGTTTTTATGAAAGAAAGTGGTAATAAAAAATTCATCCAGAGATACGAAGAGAAAATGAAGAGTGTTATAAAGCATAAGAAGTTAGGTAATGTCAGTTATAGAAGACTCATAAGACTTGAGTGCTACAAGTTGTATAAATTCTT from Brevinematales bacterium includes these protein-coding regions:
- the cas1b gene encoding type I-B CRISPR-associated endonuclease Cas1b, with product MSKVLYVFQSGRLKRKDNSLILITKEGETKSIPVATVSDINIFGEMVINKRLLEFLTKNEICLHFFNRKGWYVGSYYPRRSLNSGLITLKQAEAYLDNKKRVYLAKKFIEGAYRNILKNLEYHYRQTGNEEIGNSIQNIKQSFSKVFETNDIPTLMSIEGEIRKEYYSTFGLFLKQEGFEIERREKRPPSNPMNALISFGNSLLYASVLSEIYRTYLDPRIGYLHQTNQRSFSLNLDIAEVFKPVIVDRTIFQIINRKEININDFHEIGDGVFMKESGNKKFIQRYEEKMKSVIKHKKLGNVSYRRLIRLECYKLYKFLTEDEEYNPFVVEW